From a single Rutidosis leptorrhynchoides isolate AG116_Rl617_1_P2 chromosome 5, CSIRO_AGI_Rlap_v1, whole genome shotgun sequence genomic region:
- the LOC139848308 gene encoding probable 1-deoxy-D-xylulose-5-phosphate synthase, chloroplastic isoform X1, translating into MTTAASAHCSFTVAAHFNENSSNFASKFDASSFYFNSNGEFQKISLHSSPASKICSKGYVGRLRALPEEGDTFSEKLPTPILDTIETPLHLKNLSHKELKQLGDDIRSELSFIRNETQKSVKASMSVVELTIAIHRVFSAPMDKILWDVGEQTYAHKILTGRRSAMRMLRQKNGISGYTCRSESEFDPFGAAHGCNSISAGLGMAVARDLKGKRERIVAVISNETIMAGQLYEAMSNAGYLDSDMIVILNDSRQSLHPKLEVPKTPINALSSAFSKLQSSKLFRKFREAAKGMTKRIGKGTYEWAAKVDEYARGMLGPLGSTLFEELGLYYIGPVDGHNIEDLICVLDQVASLDSTGPVLVHVITNEDKEVKIEKRIGVSNKYKEDPYDSGPQPSRRSQTYSDRFAEALIMEAQLDKDIMVVHAGNGMEPSLRLFQEKFPDRLFDVGMAEQHAVTFSAGLSCGGLKPFCIIPSTYLQRAYDQVVHDVDRQKIPVRFVIPSAGLVGSDGPINCGAFDITFMSCLPNMIVMAPSDEVELANMVATASCIDDRPVCFRYPRGAIVKSNSSICHGVPIEIGKGRILVEGKEIALLGYGAMVQNCLRAQSLLSELGIEVTVADARFCKPLDIKLVRQLCDNHSFLITVEEGSIGGFGSHVAQFITLDGKLDGSIKWRPIVLPDNYVEHASPMEQLALAGLTGHHIAATALSLLGRTREALLLMC; encoded by the exons ATGACTACTGCTGCTTCTGCACATTGTTCTTTCACTGTAGCTGCTCATTTCAATGAAAATTCAAGCAATTTTGCTTCTAAATTTGATGCCTCTAGTTTTTATTTCAATTCTAATGGTGAATTTCAAAAAATCAGCTTGCATTCTAGCCCTGCTTCTAAAATTTGCTCAAAG GGATATGTAGGTCGATTACGTGCTCTGCCAGAAGAAGGTGATACGTTTTCAGAGAAGCTCCCGACACCTATTCTTGATACGATCGAAACCCCTTTGCACTTAAAGAACCTATCACATAAG GAATTGAAACAATTGGGTGATGATATTCGCTCAGAGTTGTCGTTTATAAGAAACGAGACACAAAAGTCTGTGAAAGCTAGCATGTCAGTAGTGGAGTTGACTATTGCTATACATCGCGTGTTTTCTGCCCCGATGGACAAAATATTGTGGGATGTTGGAGAGCAA ACTTATGCACATAAGATTCTTACGGGAAGAAGGTCAGCTATGCGTATGCTTAGACAAAAGAACGGAATATCCGGCTATACATGTCGTTCCGAGAGTGAGTTTGATCCCTTTGGTGCTGCACATGGATGCAACAGTATTTCTGCTGGACTAG GAATGGCAGTTGCACGAGATCTTAAAGGGAAGAGAGAACGCATAGTTGCAGTCATAAGTAATGAAACAATCATGGCTGGACAACTTTATGAGGCTATGAGCAACGCAGGATATCTCGATTCAGATATGATTGTGATCCTAAACGATAGCCGTCAATCGTTACACCCAAAATTAGAAGTTCCTAAAACTCCAATTAACGCCCTTTCAAGTGCTTTTAGCAAGTTGCAATCTAGCAAATTGTTCCGCAAGTTTCGAGAAGCTGCTAAG GGTATGACAAAGAGAATTGGTAAGGGTACGTACGAATGGGCGGCTAAAGTTGATGAATATGCACGTGGTATGCTTGGTCCACTAGGGTCAACTTTATTTGAAGAACTTGGTTTGTATTACATTGGTCCTGTTGATGGTCACAATATTGAAGACCTTATTTGCGTTCTCGATCAAGTGGCGTCTTTGGATTCAACTGGTCCTGTTTTAGTTCATGTTATAACAAATGAAGATAAAGAAGTTAAAATCGAGAAGCGGATTGGGGTATCCAACAAATACAAGGAAG ATCCATATGACTCAGGCCCGCAACCGAGTCGACGTAGCCAAACGTATAGCGACCGGTTTGCTGAGGCTTTGATCATGGAAGCACAACTAGACAAGGATATAATGGTGGTTCATGCAGGAAATGGAATGGAACCGTCACTTAGATTATTTCAAGAAAAGTTCCCGGATCGGTTATTTGATGTAGGGATGGCGGAACAACACGCAGTCACGTTCTCGGCTGGTTTATCGTGTGGCGGGTTGAAGCCATTTTGTATAATACCGTCTACCTATCTTCAAAGAGCATATGATCAG GTGGTCCATGATGTAGATAGGCAAAAGATACCAGTGCGTTTTGTGATTCCGAGTGCCGGTTTGGTAGGCTCTGATGGTCCTATTAATTGTGGAGCTTTTGACATAACATTTATGTCATGTTTGCCAAACATGATAGTTATGGCACCTTCTGATGAGGTTGAGCTTGCTAACATGGTGGCCACTGCATCTTGCATTGATGATCGGCCCGTCTGCTTTCGATATCCTCGAGGTGCCATTGTCAAATCAAACAGCTCTATATGCCATGGAGTTCCCATTGAG ATTGGTAAAGGAAGAATTCTCGTAGAGGGCAAGGAGATTGCGTTGCTCGGGTACGGAGCGATGGTCCAGAATTGCCTACGAGCTCAGTCTCTTCTTTCGGAACTTGGTATCGAAGTAACAGTTGCTGATGCGAGATTTTGCAAGCCCCTTGATATAAAACTTGTTAGACAATTATGTGATAATCACTCGTTCTTGATCACTGTTGAGGAAGGCTCTATTGGAGGATTTGGATCACATGTTGCACAATTCATAACTCTTGATGGAAAACTTGATGGATCAATCAAG TGGAGGCCGATAGTGTTGCCAGATAACTACGTGGAGCATGCATCACCAATGGAACAACTTGCTCTAGCCGGTCTAACCGGACATCACATTGCTGCAACAGCACTTAGCCTGCTTGGTCGAACCCGCGAGGCTCTTCTGTTGATGTGTTAA
- the LOC139848308 gene encoding probable 1-deoxy-D-xylulose-5-phosphate synthase, chloroplastic isoform X2, which translates to MSVVELTIAIHRVFSAPMDKILWDVGEQTYAHKILTGRRSAMRMLRQKNGISGYTCRSESEFDPFGAAHGCNSISAGLGMAVARDLKGKRERIVAVISNETIMAGQLYEAMSNAGYLDSDMIVILNDSRQSLHPKLEVPKTPINALSSAFSKLQSSKLFRKFREAAKGMTKRIGKGTYEWAAKVDEYARGMLGPLGSTLFEELGLYYIGPVDGHNIEDLICVLDQVASLDSTGPVLVHVITNEDKEVKIEKRIGVSNKYKEDPYDSGPQPSRRSQTYSDRFAEALIMEAQLDKDIMVVHAGNGMEPSLRLFQEKFPDRLFDVGMAEQHAVTFSAGLSCGGLKPFCIIPSTYLQRAYDQVVHDVDRQKIPVRFVIPSAGLVGSDGPINCGAFDITFMSCLPNMIVMAPSDEVELANMVATASCIDDRPVCFRYPRGAIVKSNSSICHGVPIEIGKGRILVEGKEIALLGYGAMVQNCLRAQSLLSELGIEVTVADARFCKPLDIKLVRQLCDNHSFLITVEEGSIGGFGSHVAQFITLDGKLDGSIKWRPIVLPDNYVEHASPMEQLALAGLTGHHIAATALSLLGRTREALLLMC; encoded by the exons ATGTCAGTAGTGGAGTTGACTATTGCTATACATCGCGTGTTTTCTGCCCCGATGGACAAAATATTGTGGGATGTTGGAGAGCAA ACTTATGCACATAAGATTCTTACGGGAAGAAGGTCAGCTATGCGTATGCTTAGACAAAAGAACGGAATATCCGGCTATACATGTCGTTCCGAGAGTGAGTTTGATCCCTTTGGTGCTGCACATGGATGCAACAGTATTTCTGCTGGACTAG GAATGGCAGTTGCACGAGATCTTAAAGGGAAGAGAGAACGCATAGTTGCAGTCATAAGTAATGAAACAATCATGGCTGGACAACTTTATGAGGCTATGAGCAACGCAGGATATCTCGATTCAGATATGATTGTGATCCTAAACGATAGCCGTCAATCGTTACACCCAAAATTAGAAGTTCCTAAAACTCCAATTAACGCCCTTTCAAGTGCTTTTAGCAAGTTGCAATCTAGCAAATTGTTCCGCAAGTTTCGAGAAGCTGCTAAG GGTATGACAAAGAGAATTGGTAAGGGTACGTACGAATGGGCGGCTAAAGTTGATGAATATGCACGTGGTATGCTTGGTCCACTAGGGTCAACTTTATTTGAAGAACTTGGTTTGTATTACATTGGTCCTGTTGATGGTCACAATATTGAAGACCTTATTTGCGTTCTCGATCAAGTGGCGTCTTTGGATTCAACTGGTCCTGTTTTAGTTCATGTTATAACAAATGAAGATAAAGAAGTTAAAATCGAGAAGCGGATTGGGGTATCCAACAAATACAAGGAAG ATCCATATGACTCAGGCCCGCAACCGAGTCGACGTAGCCAAACGTATAGCGACCGGTTTGCTGAGGCTTTGATCATGGAAGCACAACTAGACAAGGATATAATGGTGGTTCATGCAGGAAATGGAATGGAACCGTCACTTAGATTATTTCAAGAAAAGTTCCCGGATCGGTTATTTGATGTAGGGATGGCGGAACAACACGCAGTCACGTTCTCGGCTGGTTTATCGTGTGGCGGGTTGAAGCCATTTTGTATAATACCGTCTACCTATCTTCAAAGAGCATATGATCAG GTGGTCCATGATGTAGATAGGCAAAAGATACCAGTGCGTTTTGTGATTCCGAGTGCCGGTTTGGTAGGCTCTGATGGTCCTATTAATTGTGGAGCTTTTGACATAACATTTATGTCATGTTTGCCAAACATGATAGTTATGGCACCTTCTGATGAGGTTGAGCTTGCTAACATGGTGGCCACTGCATCTTGCATTGATGATCGGCCCGTCTGCTTTCGATATCCTCGAGGTGCCATTGTCAAATCAAACAGCTCTATATGCCATGGAGTTCCCATTGAG ATTGGTAAAGGAAGAATTCTCGTAGAGGGCAAGGAGATTGCGTTGCTCGGGTACGGAGCGATGGTCCAGAATTGCCTACGAGCTCAGTCTCTTCTTTCGGAACTTGGTATCGAAGTAACAGTTGCTGATGCGAGATTTTGCAAGCCCCTTGATATAAAACTTGTTAGACAATTATGTGATAATCACTCGTTCTTGATCACTGTTGAGGAAGGCTCTATTGGAGGATTTGGATCACATGTTGCACAATTCATAACTCTTGATGGAAAACTTGATGGATCAATCAAG TGGAGGCCGATAGTGTTGCCAGATAACTACGTGGAGCATGCATCACCAATGGAACAACTTGCTCTAGCCGGTCTAACCGGACATCACATTGCTGCAACAGCACTTAGCCTGCTTGGTCGAACCCGCGAGGCTCTTCTGTTGATGTGTTAA